The proteins below come from a single Panicum hallii strain FIL2 chromosome 7, PHallii_v3.1, whole genome shotgun sequence genomic window:
- the LOC112900497 gene encoding uncharacterized protein LOC112900497, which translates to MVIGWLRMGSWFTGSTSWGKDVVSSQVLQVAVAAYALASARKKRKWGGSVRGHITYDRERAAAAIRLENDYFGPNALYNEEMFHHRLSFSPKQKYVVAMKMLAYGSIVDALDDGQQYLRKPNAQELEHILAVNKARGFPGMIGSIDCMHWEWENCPSGWGGMYKGHKGKPTLILEAVATQDLRIWHAFFGLPGSHNDINVLQRSPVFDDLANGNAPPVDFTVNGNPYCMGYYLTDGIYPEWATLVKSISAPVSNKQQVFAKQQESCRKDVERAFGVLQAKWKILHGPTRLWKAKDLNAIMLACVILHNMVIEDERNVQLPTVGRNEWPGRDNPPLHHLVNIPSIDELIDAYSIIQDQSTARSLKSDLVEHMWTLYGSNSGPFARTTRQ; encoded by the exons ATGGTCATTGGTTGGCTTAGGATGGGGTCGTGGTTCACGGGGAGCACAAGTTGGGGGAAAGATGTAGTATCTTCGCAAGTTCTTCAAGTCGCTGTTGCTGCGTATGCCCTTGCATCGGCGAGGAAGAAGCGCAAATGGGGCGGATCTGTTCGAGGCCACATTACCTATGACCGCGAGCGTGCGGCAGCTGCAATTAGGTTGGAGAACGACTACTTCGGGCCTAATGCACTATACAACGAGGAAATGTTTCATCACCG GCTAAGCTTTTCACCAAAGCAGAAATATGTGGTTGCAATGAAGATGCTTGCTTATGGGTCAATTGTAGATGCTTTAGATGATGGACAAC AGTATCTTAGGAAACCAAATGCACAAGAGTTGGAACATATCCTTGCTGTTAATAAGGCACGTGGTTTTCCTGGAATGATTGGGAGTATAGATTGTATGCACTGGGAGTGGGAAAACTGTCCTAGTGGCTGGGGAGGAATGTACAAGGGGCACAAAGGCAAGCCAACTCTAATTCTTGAAGCTGTGGCGACCCAGGATCTTAGGATTTGGCATGCTTTTTTTGGGCTTCCAGGATCTCACAACGACATCAACGTGTTGCAGCGTTCTCCAGTGTTTGATGATTTAGCTAATGGGAATGCTCCTCCTGTGGACTTCACTGTCAATGGTAACCCCTACTGTATGGGTTACTACTTGACAGATGGAATATACCCCGAGTGGGCTACTTTAGTGAAGAGCATTAGTGCACCTGTGAGCAATAAACAGCAGGTCTTTGCTAAACAACAGGAAAGTTGCAGGAAGGATGTTGAACGAGCATTTGGTGTGCTACAAGCTAAGTGGAAGATATTGCATGGTCCAACAAGACTTTGGAAGGCTAAAGACCTGAATGCTATAATGCTAGCTTGTGTGATCCTCCATAACATGGTCATTGAAGATGAGCGTAATGTTCAGTTACCTACAGTTGGTCGCAATGAGTGGCCTGGCCGGGACAATCCACCATTACATCATCTTGTTAATATTCCTAGCATTGATGAGCTAATAGATGCATACTCGATTATCCAGGACCAGAGTACTGCACGATCTCTCAAATCTGATCTGGTTGAGCACATGTGGACGCTTTATGGTTCTAACTCTGGTCCATTTGCTAGGACAACTAGACAGTAA